A single window of Nicotiana tomentosiformis chromosome 1, ASM39032v3, whole genome shotgun sequence DNA harbors:
- the LOC104087526 gene encoding uncharacterized protein, translating into MDNGNGNASAQLTAEAAAQLQEGIGLVLGRWTALQMAIENDWGGRGSREKSNQLNLDIFSAFTNSKEKVYMDDIEEILDEFMLSLNTEVNDGSLEEVAEKLMFMHEECLEGNFNSIKLLRETNVGRIPATYVRQGASDDDDSSDDGNENLVNNSSDMAIDSVETQSNLGQGMVVDEPVMKQQPAEVDEDGWTKVATRRNKGRRN; encoded by the exons ATGGACAACGGCAACGGCAACGCATCAGCTCAGCTGACGGCTGAGGCGGCTGCACAGCTACAGGAAGGTATCGGGTTAGTGCTAGGTAGATGGACGGCCCTTCAGATGGCTATCGAGAACGACTGGGGTGGCCGTGGCTCTCGTGAAAAATCCAATCAGCTCAATCTCGACATATTTTCCGCTTTCACAAATTCCAAAG AAAAAGTATATATGGATGATATAGAAGAGATTCTAGATGAGTTCATGTTATCTCTAAATACTGAAGTCAATGATGGCAGCCTTGAGGAG GTAGCAGAAAAATTGATGTTTATGCATGAAGAGTGCCTGGAAGGCAATTTCAATTCAATCAAACTGCTAAGAGAAACAAATGTTGGAAGGATACCTGCTACTTATGTCAGACAA GGTGCTAGCGATGACGACGACAGTAGTGATGATGGGAATGAGAACTTGGTTAACAATTCATCAGATATGGCGATTGATTCCGTGGAAACACAGTCAAATTTGGGCCAGGGTATGGTAGTTGATGAGCCTGTGATGAAGCAGCAGCCTGCTGAAGTGGACGAAGACGGGTGGACAAAAGTAGCTACAAGGCGTAACAAAGGTAGAAGGAATTAA